The following coding sequences are from one Natrarchaeobaculum sulfurireducens window:
- a CDS encoding NAD(P)/FAD-dependent oxidoreductase, whose protein sequence is MERVDVAIVGGGPAGTSAAERAASHGAETVLFEQGVPREDRDALGPDSTDAAGILDYWIDIMDFDYREIPDGVIHRELEATEFIGPSSALELTTTGIDASYPKFGYTFHRTRMDDWLHERATDAGAEIRIGTSVTDLETNLRASSPKGPTHTLTLSSGDQLEAQYVVLADGPQRRVTIDALDQFTPPGRSISNHLSPPEANHIAYQEYREFPPELFEEFDDRLKFWWGYIPGETAYPWVFPNDGTVARVGLTMPIGMRLEDVDNPSSYVLLEPDDETLPSGSEYITRLLEREYGDEYDVETDIPIAEDRGKSKGTETYPISSTRPIDSPVGANIAVAGGAMGATSAFHEGGYHVAVRTGKIAGRLAATDSLEHYNELWKRAIGDEILRNVAFADIVEDYEPDDWDRAFDVVTDMQADGADDVLLSKRYSAGLDAMKILAGYKKRKYRYRNGNYVQFVEDQYLY, encoded by the coding sequence ATGGAACGCGTAGACGTCGCGATCGTCGGTGGTGGTCCCGCGGGTACGTCCGCGGCGGAACGGGCCGCTTCCCATGGCGCCGAGACGGTCCTGTTCGAGCAGGGTGTCCCCCGGGAGGACCGCGACGCGCTCGGGCCGGACTCGACCGACGCAGCCGGCATACTCGATTACTGGATCGACATTATGGATTTCGACTACCGAGAGATTCCCGACGGCGTGATCCATCGGGAACTTGAGGCCACCGAATTCATCGGCCCGTCGTCAGCCCTCGAGTTGACGACGACGGGGATCGACGCGAGCTACCCCAAGTTCGGCTACACCTTTCACCGAACGCGAATGGACGACTGGCTCCACGAACGCGCGACCGACGCCGGAGCCGAGATCCGCATCGGAACGAGCGTCACCGACCTCGAGACAAACCTTCGAGCCTCGAGTCCAAAAGGACCAACCCACACGCTCACTCTCTCGAGCGGCGACCAGCTCGAAGCCCAGTACGTCGTCCTCGCTGACGGTCCACAACGTCGGGTGACGATCGACGCACTCGATCAGTTCACCCCACCCGGACGAAGCATCTCGAATCACCTCTCGCCACCCGAAGCCAACCACATCGCCTACCAGGAGTACCGCGAGTTCCCTCCGGAGCTGTTCGAGGAGTTCGACGACCGGCTTAAATTCTGGTGGGGATATATCCCCGGCGAGACCGCCTACCCCTGGGTATTCCCTAACGACGGCACCGTCGCCCGTGTCGGGCTCACGATGCCGATTGGCATGCGGCTCGAGGATGTCGACAATCCAAGTTCATACGTGCTCTTAGAACCCGACGACGAAACACTCCCATCGGGCTCCGAGTACATCACCCGTCTGCTCGAACGTGAATACGGTGACGAGTACGACGTCGAAACGGACATTCCGATCGCCGAAGACCGCGGCAAATCGAAGGGGACGGAAACGTACCCGATCTCGTCGACTCGACCGATCGACTCTCCCGTTGGTGCAAACATCGCCGTCGCCGGCGGTGCGATGGGAGCCACTTCCGCGTTCCACGAGGGCGGCTACCACGTCGCCGTCCGAACCGGAAAGATCGCTGGACGACTCGCTGCGACCGACTCGCTCGAGCACTACAACGAACTCTGGAAGCGAGCGATCGGCGACGAAATCTTGCGCAACGTCGCCTTCGCCGACATCGTCGAGGACTACGAACCCGACGACTGGGACCGGGCGTTCGACGTCGTTACCGACATGCAAGCTGACGGCGCCGACGACGTCTTGCTCTCGAAGCGGTACTCTGCAGGACTCGACGCGATGAAGATTCTGGCGGGCTACAAGAAGCGAAAGTACCGTTATCGCAACGGCAACTACGTCCAGTTTGTCGAAGACCAGTATCTCTACTGA